A segment of the Lolium perenne isolate Kyuss_39 chromosome 3, Kyuss_2.0, whole genome shotgun sequence genome:
tgcatgatcctcagatatgtacgcaactttcattcaatttgagcattttcatttgagcaagtctggtgccattttaaaattcgtcaatacgaactgttctgttttgacagattctgccttttatttcgcattgcctcttttgctatgatggatgaatttctttgatccattaatgtccagtagcgttatgcaatgtccagaagtgttaagaatgattgtgtcacctctgaatatgttaatttttattgtgcactaaccctctaatgagttgtttcgagtttggtgtggaggaagttttcaaggatcaagagaggagtatgatgcaacatgatcaaggagagtgaaagctctaagcttggggatgccccggtggttcaccccagcatatatcaagaagactcaagcgtctaagcttggggatgcccaaggcatccccttcttcatcgacaacattatcaggttcctcccctgaaactatatttttattccatcacatcttatgtgctttttcttggagcgtcggtttgtttttgtttttgtttgtttgaataaaatggatcctagcattcactttatgggagagagacacgctccgctgtagcatatggacaagtatgtccttggtttctactcatagtattcatggcaaagtttctccttcgttaaattgttatatggttggaattggaaaatgatacatgtagtaattgctataaatgtcttgggtaatgtgatacttggcaattgttgtgctcatgtttaagctcttgcatcatatgctttgcacccattaatgaagaaatacatagagcatgctaaaatttggtttgcatatttggtttctctaaggtctagataatttctagtattgagtttgaacaacaaggaagatggtgtagagtcttataatgttttcaatatgtcttttatgtgagttttgctgcaccggttcatccttgtgtttgtttcaaataagccttgctagcctaaaccttgtatcgagagggaatacttctcatgcatccaaaatacttgagccaaccactatgtcattcgtgtccaccatacctacctactacatggtatttctccgccattccaaagtaaattgcttgagtgctacctttaaaattccatcattcacctttgcaatatatagctcatgggacaaatagcttaaaaactattgtggtattgaatatgtaattatgcactttatctcttattaagttgcttgttgcgcgataaccatgttcactggggacgccatcaactactctttgttgaatttcatgtgagttgctatgcatgttcgtcttgtctgaagtaagagcgatctaccaccttatggttaagcatgcatattgttagagaagaacattgggccgctaactaaagccatgatccatggtggaagtttcagttttggacatatatcctcaatctcaaatgagaaaattattaattgttgttacatgcttatgcataaaagaggagtccattatctgttgtctatgttgtcccggtatggatgtctaagttgagaataatcaatagcgagaaatccaatgcgagctttctccttagacctttgtacaggcggcatagaggtacccctttgtgacacttggtaaaaacatgtgcattgtgatgatccggtagtccaagctaattaggacaaggtgcgggcactattagtatactatgcatgaggcttgcaacttataagatataatttacatgatacatatgctttattactaccgttgacaaaattgtttcatgttttcaaaatcaaagctctagcacaaatatagcaatcgatgcttttcctctatgaaggacaattcttttactttcaatgttgagtcagttcacctatttctctccacctcaagaagcaaacacttgtgtgaactatgcattgattcctacatacttgcttattgcacttattatattactctatgttgacaatatccatgagatatacatgttacaagttgaaagcaaccgctgaaacttaatcttcttttgtgttgcttcaatgcctttactttgaattattgctttatgagttaactcttatgcaagacttattgatgcttgtcttgaagtgctattcatgaaaagtctttgctatatgattcacttgtttactcatgtcatatacattgttttgatcgctgcattcactacatatgctttacaaatagtatgatcaagattatgatggcatgtcattccagaaattatacgtatttatcgttttacctgctcgggacgagcagaactaagcttggggatgctgatacgtctccaacgtatcgataatttcttatgttccatgccacattattgatgttatctacatgttttatgcacactttatgtcatattcgtgcattttctggaactaacctattaacaagatgccgaagtgccagttgttgttttctgctgtttttggtttcagaaatcctagtaacgaaatattctcggaattggacgaaatcaacgcccagggtcctatttttccacgaagcttccagaagaccgaagagtcaacgaagtgggggcacagggtgcccaaaccctagggcggcacggcccaccccctggtcgcgccgacctatggtgtggggcccctgtgccccctcctgacttgcccttccgcctacttaaagcctccgtgacgaaacccccagtaccgagagccacgatacggaaaaccttactgagacgccgccgccgccgatcccatctcgggggatccaggagatcgcctccggcaccctgccggagaggggattcatctcccggaggactctacaccgccatggtcgcctccagtgtgatgtgtgagtagtctacccctggactatgggtccatagcagtagctagatggttgtcttctccccattgtgctatcattgtcggatcttgtgagctgcctaacatgatcaagatcatctatctgtaattctatatgttgcgtttgttgggatccgatgaatagagaatacttgttatgttgattatcaaagttatatctatgtgttgtttatgatcttgcatgctttccgttactagtagatgctctggccaagtagatgcttgtaactccaagagggagtatttatgctcgatagtgggttcatgcctgcattgacacctgggacagtgacagaaagttctaaggttgtgttgtgctgttgccactagggataaaacattgatgctatgtctaaggatgtagttgttgattacattgcgcaccatacttaatgcaattgtctgttgctttgcaacttaatactggaaggggttcggatgataacctgaaggtggactttttaggcatagatgcagttggatggcggtctatgtactttgtcgtaatgcccaattaaatctcactatactcatcatgatatgtatgtgcatggtcatgctctctttatttgtcaattgcccaactgtaatttgttcacccaacatgttgtttatcttatgggagagacacctctagtgaactgtggaccccggtccaattctatttactgaaatacaatctcttgccaatcttgtttcttgttttctgcaaacaatcattttccacacaatacggttaatactttgttacagcaagccggtgagattgacaacctcactgtttcgttggggcaaagtactttggttgtgttgtgcaggttccacgttggcgccggaatccctggtgttgcgccgcactacatctcgccgccatcaaccttcaatgtgcttcttgactcctactggttcgataaaccttggtttcttactgagggaaacttgctgatgtacgcatcacaccttccacttggggttcccaacgagcgtgtgctttacgcgtcatcaatcaCCACGGccatcgcttactgagaagatcgggaaaCCCCTTATCATATGTCCTATTCTTCTTCAATGTGAGAAAGAAGTGCTGCAGATTCTGAGACCAAACTATAAAAGATACGAGGTCATGTGGGAGCGGGAAGCTTGCCTCCGAGAACATATTTCAAATGCATGGGCTGAGGCTGGGCCAAAGACAAACCTAGGCTAGATTAAGCTGGGTCTACCTGAGGTTATGAAATGTTTACATGAATGGAGCAAAACTaaatttgggagcatcaagttgcAGCTTGAGAAGTCTAGGACACTTTCGGAACAACTTCAGAGTATGAATGCTGATAGGGAGGAAATACGTGCATTGGCAGATCAGATGAATGAGCTTCTTTATCTAGAGGAGATGATGTGGATGCAAAGATCAAGAATTGACTGGCTCCGGGAAGGTGATAGAAATACAAAAAAGATCATAGCAAGGCAGTTTGGAGGGCTAGGAAGAataaagttaaaaagatcattgaTGACCATGGTGTTGAGCATGATGACCACGCTATGATGGGCAAGCTAGCCAATGAGTATTTTGAAGGATTATTTTTTGCTGATAGTTCTTTGGATCCGGGCCTCATACTCCCTTTAATAGAAACAAAAGTATCTCCCGAAATGAATGCACAATTGTTGCTGGAGTTCACGGATAAGGAGATTTCTGATGCGTTCTTTCAGATAGGGCCTTTAAAGGCGCCAGGAGCAGATGGCTTTCCAGCCAGTTTCTTCCAAAGGAATTGGAGTATGTTCAAGGAAGAGATAATTCATGCGGTCAAGGAGTTCTTCAAGACAGGAATAATGTCGGCTGGTGTCAATGATGCTATCATCGTTTTGATCCCTAAGTGGATAATCCAACAAAAGTAACTGAGTTCAGACCCATTAGCCTATGTAATGTTATTTTAAAAATCGTTGCTAAATGCTCTGGTGAATAGATTGAGGCCGATCCTTGATGACATTGTGTCCCCAAACCAGAGCGCATTTGTCCCTGGAAGATTGATCACTGATAATGCACTAGTGGCGTTCGAGTGCTTTCACTATATACAGCAAGAGAAGGATCCGGAGAAGTGTTTGTGCATACAAAGTTGACCTCTCAAAGGCATATGATAGGGTGGATTGGAGTTTCTTGGAGCAAATAATGATAAAGATGGGCTTTGATTGCCGGTGGGTGAAGTGGATCATGACGTGTGTCACCACGGCAAGGAGATCCCCTCTCACCTTTTCTATTCCTCTTTGTGGATGATGGTTTGTCTGCGCTACTAAGGCGAGGAATGGGGACATCAAATTATAACACCGACCAGAATTTGTCCCCGAGCACCAGGTGTGTCACATCTGTTATTCGCTGATGACACTTTGCTTTTCTTTAAAGCTACGGTACAGGAAGCCCAACAAGTGAAGGAGATTGTGGAGGTGTATGGGAAAGCTACAGAATAGTTAATCAACCATGGTAAATGATCCACCATGTTTAGCCGTGGGTGCCCTGAAGCCTTGTAGGAGGAGATCAGAACTATCATGCATGTACAAAAGCCTCAGTTTAAAGCCAAATATCTTGGTCTGCCCACTCCAGAAGGCGGACTGAACAAGGCAAGCTTCAGAACCTGCAGACCAGATTTACCAAAAGGTTTATGGAAtggagagatggtttcccatcgcAAGCTGCAAAAGAGGTGCTCATCAAGGCAGTGGCGCACTCAATTCCAACATACATAATGGGATTCTTGAAATTGCCTTTGGGGTTGTGCGATGACCTAAATCGTATGATTTGCAATTACTAGTGGGGGTCCAAGAAGAGAGCAAGGAAACCCCATTGGAAGTCCTGGGAGGCTCTGATACATCCAAAGACCCAAGGTGGCTTAGGTTTCAAGGATTATGTCTCTTCAACCAAGCTCTTCTAGCCCGGCAAGCATGGCGTCTAATAacgaaacctgatagtctttgtGCGTTGATCCTTAAAGCGTGCTATTATACTAATGGCCGCCTTGAGGACACTGTTTTTGCAGGTAATGCTTCTTCCTCATGGCAGGCGATCCAACATGGGCTGGAGCTGCTGAAAAAGGGGCTGGTATGGAGAGTCGGGGATGGTTGCCAGATCCGCATCTGGAGAGATCCCTGGTTGCCAAAACCCTTCTCCTACCGGCCTATGTCGGAGCGAGGAAATTGCGGACTAAAACAAGTATCGGAGCTGCTCACGGAGACGGGGGAATGGAAAGTCGACCTTCTTCGTTGATACTTTCGGAGCACGTTCATGCTCCGAAAGTATCAACGAAGAAGGTCGACTTGCATGGGCTCCTGGTCATCGAGGAATGTTCACCGTTAGCAGCGCATACAAGGTGGCTTCGGAGGCCATTCATCGCACGTCTACGTGCGTTGCGAGCAGGGCACCAGACGGCAGTCGTGTCGTCTGGGACACAGTTTGGGGTTGCCCTGCTCCTCCCAAGGTACGCATCTTTGCATGGCGTTTGGTAACAAATTCGTTAGCCACGtgggaaaataaaaagaaacggaAGCTGGAAGTATCTGATATTTGTGTTCTTTGTGGCATGGAATGTTAGGACACATACCACACCTTTTGCAGATGTCCGTCGGCGAGATTACTCTGGGAGGCGATGTGAGAGGTTTGGCCTCTGAAGGAGCATATACCCAATACTGGCAAGGAGTGGCTTTTCCACGCACTTGACCAAGCCTCAGAACAGGAACGTTTGATGATGTTGATGACATTCTGGAGAATATGGCATGTGCGAAATTAACTCgtgcaccacaaggtggcgccacCAGTCAAAGCTTCTCGAAGGTTTTTATGCAGTTATGTTGACTCGCTGCTGTGTATCAGACAAGAACCAATGTCATATCCGATAAAAGGGAAGATGGCCATCACCCCTGTATGCACAACGGGTAGGATGCGTAGGCGTAAGGAAGTCGAGGAGTCTCGGGGTAAAGATGTGCGGTCTAAACCACCTCAGGGATGGACCAAGCTGAATGTTGATGGAGCTTGGGCTGAAGCGGATCACACTGGTCGTACAGGCATGATCTTGAGGGACGAAGAAGGCGCCATTATTTTCACTGGGTGTAGGTTTTTACAGAGATGTGAGAGTCCGCTTGAAGCGGAGGTGGTGGCCTGCAATGAAGGTCTAGCATTAGCCTTGGAGTCGTGGAGAGTGACTGTTTGGAGGCAGTGTCCATGATCAACAGCAAGAGCACTAACAGGTCTGAGGTAGCAGCACTAATTGATGTTGCTAAGCATTTGTGTAATTCTGATAGAGAATGCCAGATCAAACACATTAGTAGAGATTTAAATGGTGTGAGTCACACCTTAGCTAAAATAGGTTGCAAAAATTAGTGTTCTATGGTCTGGTTCCGTCATGGACCAGACATTATTAGGCAGGCTTGTAATCATGATGTTACTCCTATGGAGTGATTAATAAATTTCTTTCCGCAAAAAGTACGTCATAATATTCTGGTCGAACCACAGCACGTTATGATTGATTGAACCAACATTGCAGCAAAACAAATTAGCATGTTCAACAGCACCAGTCATAGAGGAAGTAGTATATGCATTCAGTTTCACCAACCAGGTATGAAAAACAGTGAAATATTGTGGAATGACATAATTCAGTTCCAACAAAATTGATTTTTACGCATCACAGGTTCCTTCCAGTGGAACCAACAGAGCTTCTCTCACTCTACATAATTTAATCATCACCCGACATTTTCAAGAAATTCCAGCGATAGCACAAACAACACCAGCAGGAACGAAATATATCCACCATCTGTCACCTCCATCCTTCACAAGGGAGGCTGCCTCCTGCAGTTACTGCCACTGTGAGGCACCAAGCCAATCTTCTCGTCGACATACTGCGCAAACTTCACCCTTGGCCCCTGGGAGTTCAGAAGCAGGCCAGATTTCCATTAGATATCTAGCTGACTACAGCAAGTTATCACGGCCAAACATGGTGTACCTACTACTCACGGGAATTTTGCAGTGTGAGTTGAGTTCCACCAGCATCTGCCGCCGGCGGTCCCTGGCAACCTCCTCCACCCACGATGCCCTCTGGCAAGCCTCTTTGATCTGCTCCTGCAGTGATTTCAAGAAATCTGTCTTCAGCCACAAGATTTCTAAACATGCAGACAGCAGATATACTGCAGATGACACAAATGCTAACATTTTCAAACTGGATTTGCATCCGCTAAAATGAAGTTGACAGGTTAAAGAAATTAGAGTGAAATAGTGGACAGGTCAGGTTTCAACAAATCCAGATTGAGTTCAGTGGTAGAAACCAAATTCCTAAAAGAAGTACCAGTATGTGCTCACAACTTGCACACATAAACACAAGACAAGTGACAGTAATGATTCAGTTCAGGCATCTAAAATCTTCAATTGGAAGGAAAAGAAAGTAGAAGCAGACAGTGTGCAGGTCAGATTCCACTCTACAGTTCCAGTTCGGTGTTAAAGCTGGCTTTCTAACATGTTTCATTGGCTGCGCCATGCCAGGAGCTCTGGTTAATATAACAATCTCATATATGAAGACTGCAGTAGAAACACAGAATGAATGTGTAGGTGACAACCTGAATCCACTAGTGCTGTGTTTGATTCACTTACAGTTCACTTCCATATCAAATTTGAAGTGCTGGTCCTGATCTCCTATTTCAGTTAGGCACATAATAGCTAATGCAAAACAAGTAGCAAAGCAAAAAAGACAGTATTTCTCCTTTCCTTTATGAAAGAAAAATGCTAGTCTTGAACTTCATCATACTTACTTTGCCAGAAGGTTTTTCCGCCAGACTACGCAGGATCGCCACCTCCTCCAGTAGGTTCCCGATTACATCATCCGCCTCCTGCATCTGTTTCCTGGAGAACTCAAAAGCTCGATCAGCACGCAACCGGAACACGGAGCAGTCAAGACACATGCAGATGCCCTTGCACCCCCAGCTTGTGTGCCTCTTAAGTATCCCTTTCTTTGGAGAAAGCTTCTTCGGAGACAGGACTTGTTTCTTCAAGCAAGAGATGCCAGCGTGAGAAGGCTTGCAGATCATTCCCAGATCAAGCAATAGGCCATCCGGAGAAGCCATAGAATAATGTCTCTCTTGTGCACCATGTTGATCAGCTCCATCGTCCTCTGTTACTGACTTGGTAGGGCTACCCAAACCAATATCAGGACACCTAGACTCCGAGCTCTGGCATTGTTGTACTTTAGCAAGTTCAGCCTTGTCTTGTAACAACTTGGAGTCACCCTTGCCGGAAGTTAGTCCACTTGCCTCATCTCCGTCTGACTTTGTAATGTTTTCTTCTACTGCAATTCCTTCAACTTCAGCCGCATTGCTTTCCACAGGAAAATCTTCCAAGACAGCAACCTGGCAGTGTCTATCTGAAGATGACAATACTTCTGGTGTGACTTTCTGCGATTCAGCTATACAGTCCAAGACATCATCGCTCGCATCCAATGCCAATTGTTTCTCTTCTGGAACTCTCTGAAGCCTGGCCCTGTTTCCTTCCTGAGAGGAGATATCTGGTACAGCAAGACAAGAAGAAGCACACTATAAGAAAACTGAACTGCAAAAAAGTGTTGGCAGTGAGATCGAGGAGATTAGTAAGGTTTTTAATTCTTTTGAAATCTCCTACATTCCTAGGAATGCTAATTTGGCAGCGCATTATTGTGACAAGGAAGCATCACCATGTAACCCAGAATGTATGTGGATTGGCTGAGCCAACATCTGTAGAATTGGTGATGCAGCTAGAATGTAATCCTACATGATATTTAATAAAGCCTTTGTTTTCTCAAAAAAAGTATTGGAGACCATTTAACAGTGAAACAGAACACGAGAGCAGTGGACTCACCATTCTCCATGAGAAATGGCAGCATCCTCTTGTAGCTGAATGAGCTCGGATGAGGAACGAACCTTGACCTCGTGCAGCGAGCAAGACACTGAAACAAGCAGAAGCGCGAAATTATGTCATCGCTACACAAGCAATCCTATTAATCTTGCTTGATCTACAGATGCAAAGTAAGAAATGCGGTAGCAGGAACTCACAGGCTTGCTGCTTGCGAGATCACCAGGTACGACCTTGGTTTGCTCTTTGACACTGTCGCAGAGCTCCTTCATTTCCTGGTCTCCTCCAGGCTTGACAGCAAGCAGCTCTGCATAATCCATCTTAACAGACTTGTCATCTGATTTCAACGCCTCCTTTTCTTCTACTGTTGTTTCAGCTTCAGCTACATCTCTTTTTTCAGGAAAGTCTTCTGAAACAGTAAGCTGAGGTTGTCCAGTGGCCATGACAGCATTCCTGGCAGCAACCAGGTCTCCAACTGAAGCTAACACTTCTTGTGTGACTTCCTGAACCTCAGCTGCACTGCTGCCATCCAGAGAAACTTGCGGCACGGCGCACTGAATCTGTGCAGCAGAATTTCCATCTGCTGATGATGTCACTTCTACCACTCTGTTTACTTGAGCTCCGTCAAGTTCTTCAGGAGAGCCTTCTGATGCTATATGTTCCTCTTCTGACACTCTACGAACCTTAGCCCTATCTTCCCCCTGGGAAGAGATTTCTGATACGGAAAGCAGCGTCCTGTCAGAAAGCCGAACTCTAAAAGAGATGCTGCAAAATTACAATCAGCTGAACATGGTAGTCAACTCACCATTCTCCTTAAGAAATGGCAGCATCCTCTTGTAGCTAAATGAGCTCGCGTGATGGACAAACCTTGACCTTGTGCAGCGGGCAACACACTGAAAAGCAACATGATTTGATTACTATGCTATTCAGGAAACACTCAACCGTGCTTAATACAGTTACAGAAGCAGGTCCGGGCCGACAGGAGTGCGGCCCGTGCGGCCACACAGGGCCCAAAAAATTTTAGTTTATCCTTCTATAGGTTGTAATTCTGTGTATAAACACGAAAGCATTACAGCCCGAATGTTCTCACATCGCTACTGAAATTTGGAAGGCTAATAGGTTGCATGTTTGATTCCTGATAGCAAAGCAACTCGCGTGACACATATTTTTTCTGGGTTTTTTTGCTATTTTGATTGATGCCTATGATTCCAAAACTACACCGTGTACTTATTTTCCCCATTTTTTTGCTAATTGGATTGATGTCTATTGATTTCAAAACTGCACTGAAATATGTTAACTTTTGAGATCCAATTAAGTAAATAATCACTTCGACTTTAACTTATAAAGAGTGCAGTAAATTTGATATAGTGTTATTCTATTCGTCTCATGGGTATAATTCTAGTAATAGGCTTATCTATGTACATGCACTTATTGGAATAGATTTacatgctataagcttttgaaatTCCGAAAGTGTTTTCTAGGAGTGCTGTAAATTTGATAGTGTTATTCTATTTGTCTCATGGGGATAGTTCTAATAATAGGCTTATCTATGTACATGCGCTTATTGGAATAGATTTACATGCTATAATCTTCTGAAATTCCGAAAGTGTTTTCTAGGAGTGCTGTAAATTTGATATACTGTTATTCTATTTGTCTCATGGGGATAGTTCTAATAATAGGCTTATCTATGTACATGCACTTATTGGAATAGATTAACATGCTATAATCTTTTGAAATTATGAAAGTGTTTTTCTAGGAGTGCGGTAAATTTGATATAGTGTTATTCTATTCGTCTCATGGGGATAGTTCTAATAATAGGCAATCTATAGCCATTGAAACTAGTTTTTTCTTGTTTAAAAGTCCTTCTAAGACAAATAAGTTTCGC
Coding sequences within it:
- the LOC127340583 gene encoding uncharacterized protein, whose translation is MPTQKIPAAPVVGGVTSRRHAKLLHHLFDASNGGASANAPVKDLRIRRVVPPASAPPPDASPDPPAAAKPVPAVVEIQVAQSTPPEPTAAAAQDRERKPVLPRSKLVRNPASFGYRRLLPFLNQMAAKNGSDISDTPSEPKVSDSANNELGGSDTGLADEAEDGSGSQVGAAPVVDSVEPLAVEGAVDREMQACCDSVNEEPKVVSAHLASSKPCVARCTRSRFVHHASSFSYKRMLPFLKENEISSQGEDRAKVRRVSEEEHIASEGSPEELDGAQVNRVVEVTSSADGNSAAQIQCAVPQVSLDGSSAAEVQEVTQEVLASVGDLVAARNAVMATGQPQLTVSEDFPEKRDVAEAETTVEEKEALKSDDKSVKMDYAELLAVKPGGDQEMKELCDSVKEQTKVVPGDLASSKPCLARCTRSRFVPHPSSFSYKRMLPFLMENDISSQEGNRARLQRVPEEKQLALDASDDVLDCIAESQKVTPEVLSSSDRHCQVAVLEDFPVESNAAEVEGIAVEENITKSDGDEASGLTSGKGDSKLLQDKAELAKVQQCQSSESRCPDIGLGSPTKSVTEDDGADQHGAQERHYSMASPDGLLLDLGMICKPSHAGISCLKKQVLSPKKLSPKKGILKRHTSWGCKGICMCLDCSVFRLRADRAFEFSRKQMQEADDVIGNLLEEVAILRSLAEKPSGKEQIKEACQRASWVEEVARDRRRQMLVELNSHCKIPGPRVKFAQYVDEKIGLVPHSGSNCRRQPPL